The sequence CTTGTCGCGCGGGTCGATCAAGCCACGGAGTACGACGTCGACCAGGCCATGGCATCGACATCCAGCGCGGCTGGTCCGATGGGTCAGCTACCGTCCCATGCCCGATATGATATTCTCCAACAGATCGCCGCGCTTCTCTATCGACGTCGAGATGAGTTTGCCCAGACGATTACAATGGAGGCGGGCAAACCGATTACCGATGCGAAACGGGAAGTCAGCCGGGCCATTCAAACGTTCACGGTTGCGGCGGAAGAAGCACGACGAATTCCGGGGGAAGTGATCCCGCTCGATTGGACTCCCGGCTTTGATACGCATATTGGTCTGCTTCGCCGTTTTCCCATCGGTCCGATTCTCGGGATTACTCCCTTCAACTTTCCACTCAATCTAGTGGCGCATAAGGTTGCGCCGGCGCTCGCATCTGGTAATTCGATTCTCATCAAACCGGCTCCTCAAACACCACTGACAGCCCTCTTGCTTGGAGAGGTTGCCGTAGAGGCGGGGGTTCCTCCGGGTGGACTGAATGTCGTGCCGTGCGACAATCTCGTGGCTGAACGGATGGTGGTCGATCCACGATTCAAGTTGCTGAGTTTCACCGGCAGTGTCGCGGTGGGATGGATGTTGAAGGCCAAGTGCGGAAAGAAAAAAGTCACGCTTGAGCTCGGTGGCAATGCGGGTGTCGTGATCGAATCGGATGCTGATATCGAGCTCGCCGCCCAGCGTTGCGCTGCCGGTGGATTTGGGTATGCCGGCCAGACCTGCATTTCCGTACAGCGCATCTTCGTTCACCATTCGATCGCTGACCTGTTTACGACCAAGTTGCTCATGCATGTGGCTCGGTTGAAGACGGGCGATCCGACCGACGAGACGACGAGCATCGGACCCCTCATTGACCATGCCGCCGCTGAACGAGTGGAAGGTTGGATCGGTGAGGCCGTGGCAGACGGGGCGCGCGTGCTGCTGGGTGGAAAGCGGACGGGATCGCTGGTTGAGGCGACGGTGCTGTCGAATGTGAACCCCGAGATGAAGGTCTCGTGCCGAGAAGTGTTCGGACCGGTCGTGACGGTGACGCCCTATCGACAGCTGAGTGAGGCCGTCGCATTGCTCAACCAATCGGACTTTGGATTGCAGGCCGGCATTTTCACGCAGGACGTTAATAAGATTTTTTATGCATATCGTCATCTAGACGTCGGTGCGGTCTTGGCCAACGAGATTCCGACGTTTCGGGCGGATCATATGCCTTACGGAGGGGTGAAAGATTCCGGTTTAGGACGCGAAGGTATTCGAGCGGCGATTGAAGATATGACGGAGCCGCGCATGCTCATTATGAATTTGAAGGAACCGTTCGGCTCGACAGAAAAAATTGTCTAGAAGATATTGCGAAGCCAGTCCAATCTTGCTACAACAAACGCCCGACACGGCAGTTCATCTGGTCCGGTTTGTTTGTCTGGCTGACCGCTCGCGACCACGTCACCAAACAACTTCCAAACAGCCAGAAAAGTCGATTACCAGACGAAAGGGGAGATGATGGTACCTACGCACATGTTTCTCACGAGAGGTGTGGGAGTTCACAGGGAGAAGCTGGCATCCTTCGAAGAAGCGTTGCGCAGCGCCGGCGTGGCATACTGCAACCTCGTCAGCGTGTCTTCCATCCTCCCACCGCATTGTAAGGTCATCCCCCGAAAACGCGGAGAGAAACTGTTGAAGCCTGGAGAGATTACGTTCTGCGTGATGGCTCGTTCAGAAACCAACGAGCGAAACCAGCTGGTTTCGGCGTCGGTCGGCCTCGCGAAGCCCACGGATCTCGGCACATACGGATACCTGTCAGAGCACCATGCGCACGGTGAGACGGATGAGGAGACCGGAGAATATACGGAGGATTTGGCTGCGCAAATGCTGGCGACGACCTTAGGAGTCGAGTTTGATCCGAACGTCGCTTGGAAAGAGCGCGAACAGGTATTTAAAATGGGCGGGAAAATCGTGAAGACGCTGAACATCACCCAATCCGCCGTCGGGAAAAAGGGCAAGTGGACAACAGTCATCGCGCTGGCCGTCTTCATTCCACCAGAGAATGTTCCCAACCGTCCCCGCCGATAGGATCTAATCGGGTTAGCTGCGTCGGTGAGACCTCATCTGATCAGCTAACGGAAGGGGAGAACGCCCGTGACGCTTCCCGCTGGTTGGGAGGGACCGAACCATAACTTTCTCGGCATCGACGAACCCTGGTGTCATCCGGACCGAGCGGGCGTCTACGTACTGCCGGCTCCCTACGAGCACACTTCCAGCTACATCCGTGGATCTGACCGCGGGCCCTCGGCTATTCTGGAAGCGTCCAGTCAGGTCGAATTGTACGACGAACAGCTCCGGTGTGAACCCTATCGTGAATGGGGTGGAATCGCGACAGCGGCGCCGTTGAATCTCGACGGGAAAGTCGATCGCGCAGCCGTCGATGCCATTGAGGCATTTGTTTCTCCCCACGTCGGAGCCGGACGGTTTCTGGTCACGCTGACGGGCGAACACACGGGCGCCTTAGGGGCGATCCGAGCCCACGCCAAACGATACCAGCAGATGACGGTCGTGCAGATCGACGCCCACGGAGATCTGCGGGATGCCTATCTCGGCAATCCGTTCAGCCATGCCAGCGTCATGGCGCGGGTCGTGGAAGATGGTTTATCCCTGGTCCAGGTTGGGATCCGATCGATCAGTCCGGAAGAGGTGGCTCGTATCGGCGCCACGGACCGGATCAAGACGTTTTTTGCGGCCAACATCCTTGATCCGTCAGGTCCATATGAAGGGAGGGCCACGAAATGGATACCGGACGTGGTGGCCGCCTGCCGAACGCCCATCTATCTCACATTCGACTGCGACGGATTGGATGCGTCACTTGTGCCCGCGCTTGGGACCCCTGAGCCGGGCGGCCTTGGCTGGTACGATACGCTCAATCTCATCACGGCGCTCGCCAACGGGCCAGGAATTGTGGGGATGGATGTCAGCGAGATTGCCCCAATCGAAGGTTTTGTCGCGCCGCAATTCTCCGTCGCACGTTTGATCTATCGTATACTCGGTCGTATCAAGGCCGGACGTCGCGTTCACTAAGCCGGATACTGAAACAGGCCACCCGCATCGTTCTCGCTTCGCTCAGACGCTCGACATACACGGAACCGTACGACTCGCGTGTTCGCTCGCTGCGGCTGACCATGGGAAGAGCGTGTCTAGGGCGTCGGGGTTGGGCGGGTGAGAAGAGGAACCTGTTTGAGTCTCCGGCGACTAGACCAATATCCTGTGGCTCACACTATCCGCATCAATAAGTTCTTCACGGAACATGGGATTTGCTCTCGGCGGGAAGCCGACCGTCTGATCGAGTCGGGTGTCATCACTATTAATGGACGGGTGGCCAAGCTCGGCGACCAAGTAGAACCCTCAGACATCATTGCCCGCGAGGGCCGCATCATCCCCTGGGGTAAGGCCGCTCTATACATCAAGTACCATAAGCCGGTTGGAGTGACGACCACGAGTGAGCCCCATATTCCCCGAAACATCATTGCAGAAATCGGGTACCCGGAGCGGATTTTTCCGATCGGAAGACTGGATAAAGATTCATCCGGCCTGATTTTATTGACGAACGATGGCGACATCGTCAACGAAATCCTCCGTGCTGAATTCGGCCATGAGCGAGAGTATCTTGTGCAGGTCGATCGGCCGTTCGACCAATCATTTTTGGATCAGATGTCTCGGGGCGTGATGATTCTTGGGAGTCAAACCAGGCCTTGTCGAATGATTCGGGTGGGAAGCAATCGGTTTGGTATTGTTCTCACCGAGGGGCGAAACCGGCAGATCCGGCGTATGTGCCAAGCGCTTGGTTATCGGGTGATCAAGTTGCAGCGCACGAGGATCATGCACATTACCGTCGAAGGGTTACAGGTGGGTGAATGGAGAGAACTCACGACGCAGGAGCGAGAGCAGCTGTTGGAGGCGATAGGACGCTCTTTTCGGTGACGGTCTGTATTGTGCAGTTTTCAACGCGCGGCGTTGCCTAGTGCAGGGAGTTGGATGTGCGACTAGCCAAGCAGCGCTTGCCGGGCGGTTCGGACGAGCGCCAGGACAGCCTGGTGTTTGACGCGCCGTTCCACCGTGATCGCATAGAAATGTTGCTTGAGCGCCTCAAGTTGTCCGACCACCTGCACCCGGTATTGGCGACAGATTTCCTTCTCGATCACCGAGGCTCCAGGGAAGATGCCATAACCATCCTGGCCGAATGCCTTTAAGGTCGCGCTGTCGTCGAACTCACCAACAATAACAGGATGAAGGCCGTGGTGAACCATCCATTGATCCAACAACCGTCGAAGCATCGCATTCGGGGTCGGAAGCAGCATGGGCGCACTGCGTAACGAGCGCGGGAAATCCCGACGATACTGCCCGGCCAACTTCGCAGTCGCGAACAAGGTCACGCCGGATTCGCCTAAAGGGTGGTTATACATGTGCTCTTTGATGCCCGGCGGAGCCGGGGTGTCAGCAATCACCAAATCCGACCGGTGCGCAGTCAGATCGGTCAACAGTTGGCGAAGCTTGTCTTCCTGGCAGATCAGGCGAGTCGGCCGGTACAGTTTCAAGGCAGACTTGAGGAGCTGCGTCGCGAGGGGTTTCGGGATTGCGTC is a genomic window of Candidatus Nitrospira kreftii containing:
- a CDS encoding putative pyruvoyl-dependent arginine decarboxylase gives rise to the protein MVPTHMFLTRGVGVHREKLASFEEALRSAGVAYCNLVSVSSILPPHCKVIPRKRGEKLLKPGEITFCVMARSETNERNQLVSASVGLAKPTDLGTYGYLSEHHAHGETDEETGEYTEDLAAQMLATTLGVEFDPNVAWKEREQVFKMGGKIVKTLNITQSAVGKKGKWTTVIALAVFIPPENVPNRPRR
- a CDS encoding Transcriptional activator NhaR; the encoded protein is MDWLNYHHLLYFWSVAKHGTMTKACEELRLAQPTISGQIRLLENTLGEKLFIRTGRRLALTEMGHLAFKYAEDIFATGQELLNTVKSQGSGQPTRLVVGIADAIPKPLATQLLKSALKLYRPTRLICQEDKLRQLLTDLTAHRSDLVIADTPAPPGIKEHMYNHPLGESGVTLFATAKLAGQYRRDFPRSLRSAPMLLPTPNAMLRRLLDQWMVHHGLHPVIVGEFDDSATLKAFGQDGYGIFPGASVIEKEICRQYRVQVVGQLEALKQHFYAITVERRVKHQAVLALVRTARQALLG
- a CDS encoding Succinate semialdehyde dehydrogenase, whose translation is MQESRPFLVHGQWKQGQIAAPVVDPFSGKLVARVDQATEYDVDQAMASTSSAAGPMGQLPSHARYDILQQIAALLYRRRDEFAQTITMEAGKPITDAKREVSRAIQTFTVAAEEARRIPGEVIPLDWTPGFDTHIGLLRRFPIGPILGITPFNFPLNLVAHKVAPALASGNSILIKPAPQTPLTALLLGEVAVEAGVPPGGLNVVPCDNLVAERMVVDPRFKLLSFTGSVAVGWMLKAKCGKKKVTLELGGNAGVVIESDADIELAAQRCAAGGFGYAGQTCISVQRIFVHHSIADLFTTKLLMHVARLKTGDPTDETTSIGPLIDHAAAERVEGWIGEAVADGARVLLGGKRTGSLVEATVLSNVNPEMKVSCREVFGPVVTVTPYRQLSEAVALLNQSDFGLQAGIFTQDVNKIFYAYRHLDVGAVLANEIPTFRADHMPYGGVKDSGLGREGIRAAIEDMTEPRMLIMNLKEPFGSTEKIV
- a CDS encoding Agmatinase 1, producing MTLPAGWEGPNHNFLGIDEPWCHPDRAGVYVLPAPYEHTSSYIRGSDRGPSAILEASSQVELYDEQLRCEPYREWGGIATAAPLNLDGKVDRAAVDAIEAFVSPHVGAGRFLVTLTGEHTGALGAIRAHAKRYQQMTVVQIDAHGDLRDAYLGNPFSHASVMARVVEDGLSLVQVGIRSISPEEVARIGATDRIKTFFAANILDPSGPYEGRATKWIPDVVAACRTPIYLTFDCDGLDASLVPALGTPEPGGLGWYDTLNLITALANGPGIVGMDVSEIAPIEGFVAPQFSVARLIYRILGRIKAGRRVH
- a CDS encoding 23S rRNA pseudouridine(2604) synthase — its product is MAHTIRINKFFTEHGICSRREADRLIESGVITINGRVAKLGDQVEPSDIIAREGRIIPWGKAALYIKYHKPVGVTTTSEPHIPRNIIAEIGYPERIFPIGRLDKDSSGLILLTNDGDIVNEILRAEFGHEREYLVQVDRPFDQSFLDQMSRGVMILGSQTRPCRMIRVGSNRFGIVLTEGRNRQIRRMCQALGYRVIKLQRTRIMHITVEGLQVGEWRELTTQEREQLLEAIGRSFR